The proteins below come from a single Pedobacter aquae genomic window:
- a CDS encoding amidinotransferase domain-containing protein, which translates to MLLDPHFKLQVSSEIGTLERLLIHSPDSGLGRVVPSKAQDWLFEDIVHLDTIRKDEYDYYVKLLLYFLDPSKIRGKLKDIDADKSRDFYKPGHPNFYKSDKVIEIQLLLKDILTDENIKKKLVAAVCAIEDCNYLLQQELLTTSPEDLAKVMISGSLNDDTMIFAPIPNLILLGI; encoded by the coding sequence AGTAAGCTCAGAAATTGGAACTTTAGAAAGATTGCTCATCCACAGTCCGGATAGCGGATTGGGCCGAGTTGTACCTTCTAAAGCACAAGATTGGCTATTTGAAGATATTGTTCATTTAGATACCATCAGAAAAGACGAGTATGATTATTATGTAAAACTACTCCTGTACTTTTTAGACCCTTCTAAAATTAGAGGAAAGCTTAAAGATATTGATGCCGATAAAAGCAGAGATTTTTATAAACCTGGTCATCCTAATTTTTATAAATCTGATAAAGTTATAGAAATACAGCTTTTGCTTAAAGATATCCTTACGGATGAAAACATCAAGAAAAAGCTGGTTGCGGCAGTTTGCGCTATAGAAGATTGCAATTACCTATTGCAGCAAGAACTATTGACAACTTCGCCAGAGGATTTGGCTAAAGTGATGATTTCTGGTTCTTTAAATGATGATACCATGATTTTTGCGCCTATCCCTAATCTTATTTTACTAGGGATATAG